The following are from one region of the Nymphalis io chromosome 21, ilAglIoxx1.1, whole genome shotgun sequence genome:
- the LOC126776822 gene encoding protein cereblon-like isoform X2, whose amino-acid sequence MENNGLSVREEGSNERVSGSERRGGGSSENDEDSDEEEQQFDISLAASHSYMGNGLVQVSGRSVLEAGWTGRVPVIAHHGAVFPGETVPMLLTNERDAAVISRAIQHDKLFGLLCPDETGTLVCGYGVLCEVFEADAGVGEREGEGPRSLSFKARATHRFRCVPKQPAPIHVFSRMRVVEVCVLPEVRLGDPLAPARLASLDALRRARTPLDARLRSMDAAVTPWPLFVYDIFDYRRMRQIIEDYFRSLSLENLPEEAVSLSFWTASNLALSARDRLALFAVDDTLLRLHMEVRLIARKSVLCCSSCAVEIARREHIFAMSSEGVHSNYTNIGGYMHDIVTVSCASNTELSGAPSAEFSWFPGYTWTIALCAACLAHVGWRFDAQRRGLRPQQFYGLCRNYVQPRSDEHSPPARPGRSLSAELRAARRALSELDHRERRDRPPS is encoded by the exons ATGGAAAATAATg GGTTGAGTGTTCGAGAGGAAGGGTCTAATGAGAGAGTTAGTGGGTCCGAAAGGAGGGGTGGTGGTAGTTCTGAGAACGATGAAGATTCAGATGAAGAGGAGCAACAGTTTGATATTTCTCTCGCCGCCTCACATTCT TATATGGGCAATGGACTTGTCCAAGTAAGCGGGCGATCAGTTCTGGAGGCCGGCTGGACGGGGCGCGTGCCCGTGATCGCGCACCACGGCGCCGTTTTCCCGGGCGAAACAGTACCCATGCTGCTGACCAACGAACGCGATGCAGCTGTCATCAGCCGGGCCATTCAACATGACAAATTGTTTGGTCTACTGTGTCCAGA CGAGACTGGCACGCTGGTATGTGGCTACGGCGTGCTGTGCGAGGTGTTCGAGGCGGACGCGGGGGTGGGGGAGAGGGAGGGCGAGGGGCCTCGCTCGCTGTCTTTCAAAGCGCGCGCCACGCATCGCTTCCGCTGCGTGCCCAAGCAGCCGGCGCCGATACACGTGTTCAGCAG GATGCGCGTGGTGGAGGTGTGCGTGCTGCCCGAGGTGCGGCTGGGCGACCCGCTGGCGCCCGCGCGCCTGGCCAGCCTGGACGCGCTGCGCCGCGCGCGCACGCCGCTCGACGCGCGCCTGCGCAGCATGGACGCCGCCGTCACGCCCTGGCCGCTGTTCGTGTACGACATCTTCGACTACCGCCGCATGCGCCAGATCATCGAGGACTACTTCCGGAGCCTGTCGCTAG AGAACCTGCCCGAGGAGGCCGTGTCGCTGTCGTTCTGGACGGCGTCCAACCTGGCGCTGTCGGCGCGCGACCGCCTGGCGCTGTTCGCGGTGGACGACACGCTGCTGCGCCTGCACATGGAGGTGCGGCTCATCGCGCGG AAAAGTGTGCTGTGCTGTTCCTCGTGCGCGGTCGAGATCGCCCGCCGGGAGCACATATTCGCCATGTCCAGCGAGGGCGTGCATTCTAATTACACCAATATAG GCGGCTACATGCACGACATAGTGACGGTGTCGTGCGCCTCCAACACGGAGCTGAGCGGGGCTCCGTCGGCGGAGTTCTCGTGGTTCCCGGGCTACACGTGGACCATCGCGCTGTGTGCGGCGTGCCTGGCGCACGTGGGCTGGAG GTTCGACGCGCAGCGGCGCGGCCTGCGCCCGCAGCAGTTCTACGGGCTGTGCCGCAACTACGTGCAGCCGCGCAGCGACGAGCACTCGCCGCCCGCGCGGCCCGGCCGCTCGCTGTCGGCCGAGCtgcgcgccgcgcgccgcgcgcTGTCCGAGCTCGACCACCGCGAGCGCCGCGACCGCCCCCCCTCTTAG
- the LOC126776873 gene encoding vacuolar protein sorting-associated protein 26C isoform X1 — protein MTASLTISLKKVNKIYHEGEIIAGVVIVDTAADLRHEGLTLTMEGSVNLQISSKNAGIFDAFSNNIRPINLINTSIELAAAGKMPIGVTEIPFEMPLVSRQSSMSLGLLETYHGVFVNVMYTLKCSMKRSFLNKPLNASCQFFVQYKHQERPPSKPVRCEVTPATLRAGGGAGSAARGAVPHFQLYAEIDTTVCALDRPITGKIRVDECSVPIKSIELQLVRVETCGSADGYSKDATEVQNIQVCEGDVQRARAVPLHMVLPRLFTCPTTTTPYFKIEFELNIAVIFEDDYLVTENFPILLLRSK, from the exons ATGACAGCCAGTCTGACTATCAGCcttaaaaaagtaaacaaaatttatcatGAAGGT GAGATAATAGCGGGGGTAGTGATTGTGGACACTGCAGCTGACTTAAGGCATGAAGGTCTAACACTGACAATGGAGGGTTCCGTAAATCTGCAAATTAGCTCCAAAAATGCAGGGATTTTTGATGcattttctaataatatcaGG CCAATCAATCTAATAAACACATCAATAGAGTTAGCTGCAGCTGGGAAAATGCCTATAGGCGTTACTGAAATTCCTTTTGAAATGCCTCTTGTAAGTCGGCAAAGTTCAATGAGCCTTGGACTACTGGAGACTTATCATGGAGTGTTTGTAAATGTAATGTACACACTCAAGTGTAGTATGAAGCGGTCATTCCTTAATAAGCCATTGAATGCTAGCTGTCAATTTTTTGTGCAATACAAGCAT CAAGAGCGTCCACCAAGCAAACCAGTGCGCTGCGAGGTCACGCCCGCAACTCTGCGTGCGGGCGGTGGGGCGGGAAGCGCAGCTCGTGGAGCGGTGCCGCACTTCCAACTCTATGCAGAGATAGATACCACTGTATGTGCTCTGGATAGGCCCATCACTGGCAAG attcGTGTAGATGAGTGTTCGGTTCCCATAAAATCGATTGAACTACAGCTGGTCCGCGTCGAGACGTGTGGCAGCGCCGACGGATATTCGAAAGacg CCACGGAGGTGCAGAACATCCAGGTGTGCGAGGGCGACGTGCAGCGCGCGCGCGCCGTGCCGCTGCACATGGTGCTGCCGCGCCTGTTCACGTGCCCCACCACCACCACGCCCTACTTCAAGATCG AGTTTGAACTGAATATCGCAGTGATATTCGAGGACGACTATTTAGTGACAGAAAACTTTCCCATATTGTTGCTAAggagtaaataa
- the LOC126776822 gene encoding protein cereblon-like isoform X1: MENNGLSVREEGSNERVSGSERRGGGSSENDEDSDEEEQQFDISLAASHSYMGNGLVQVSGRSVLEAGWTGRVPVIAHHGAVFPGETVPMLLTNERDAAVISRAIQHDKLFGLLCPDETGTLVCGYGVLCEVFEADAGVGEREGEGPRSLSFKARATHRFRCVPKQPAPIHVFSRMRVVEVCVLPEVRLGDPLAPARLASLDALRRARTPLDARLRSMDAAVTPWPLFVYDIFDYRRMRQIIEDYFRSLSLENLPEEAVSLSFWTASNLALSARDRLALFAVDDTLLRLHMEVRLIARVSTRRRRHAGPPAAAKRHFSFQKSVLCCSSCAVEIARREHIFAMSSEGVHSNYTNIGGYMHDIVTVSCASNTELSGAPSAEFSWFPGYTWTIALCAACLAHVGWRFDAQRRGLRPQQFYGLCRNYVQPRSDEHSPPARPGRSLSAELRAARRALSELDHRERRDRPPS; this comes from the exons ATGGAAAATAATg GGTTGAGTGTTCGAGAGGAAGGGTCTAATGAGAGAGTTAGTGGGTCCGAAAGGAGGGGTGGTGGTAGTTCTGAGAACGATGAAGATTCAGATGAAGAGGAGCAACAGTTTGATATTTCTCTCGCCGCCTCACATTCT TATATGGGCAATGGACTTGTCCAAGTAAGCGGGCGATCAGTTCTGGAGGCCGGCTGGACGGGGCGCGTGCCCGTGATCGCGCACCACGGCGCCGTTTTCCCGGGCGAAACAGTACCCATGCTGCTGACCAACGAACGCGATGCAGCTGTCATCAGCCGGGCCATTCAACATGACAAATTGTTTGGTCTACTGTGTCCAGA CGAGACTGGCACGCTGGTATGTGGCTACGGCGTGCTGTGCGAGGTGTTCGAGGCGGACGCGGGGGTGGGGGAGAGGGAGGGCGAGGGGCCTCGCTCGCTGTCTTTCAAAGCGCGCGCCACGCATCGCTTCCGCTGCGTGCCCAAGCAGCCGGCGCCGATACACGTGTTCAGCAG GATGCGCGTGGTGGAGGTGTGCGTGCTGCCCGAGGTGCGGCTGGGCGACCCGCTGGCGCCCGCGCGCCTGGCCAGCCTGGACGCGCTGCGCCGCGCGCGCACGCCGCTCGACGCGCGCCTGCGCAGCATGGACGCCGCCGTCACGCCCTGGCCGCTGTTCGTGTACGACATCTTCGACTACCGCCGCATGCGCCAGATCATCGAGGACTACTTCCGGAGCCTGTCGCTAG AGAACCTGCCCGAGGAGGCCGTGTCGCTGTCGTTCTGGACGGCGTCCAACCTGGCGCTGTCGGCGCGCGACCGCCTGGCGCTGTTCGCGGTGGACGACACGCTGCTGCGCCTGCACATGGAGGTGCGGCTCATCGCGCGGGTGAGCACTCGGCGGCGCCGCCACGCGGGTCCGCCGGCCGCCGCTAAACGGCATTTCTCTTTTCAGAAAAGTGTGCTGTGCTGTTCCTCGTGCGCGGTCGAGATCGCCCGCCGGGAGCACATATTCGCCATGTCCAGCGAGGGCGTGCATTCTAATTACACCAATATAG GCGGCTACATGCACGACATAGTGACGGTGTCGTGCGCCTCCAACACGGAGCTGAGCGGGGCTCCGTCGGCGGAGTTCTCGTGGTTCCCGGGCTACACGTGGACCATCGCGCTGTGTGCGGCGTGCCTGGCGCACGTGGGCTGGAG GTTCGACGCGCAGCGGCGCGGCCTGCGCCCGCAGCAGTTCTACGGGCTGTGCCGCAACTACGTGCAGCCGCGCAGCGACGAGCACTCGCCGCCCGCGCGGCCCGGCCGCTCGCTGTCGGCCGAGCtgcgcgccgcgcgccgcgcgcTGTCCGAGCTCGACCACCGCGAGCGCCGCGACCGCCCCCCCTCTTAG
- the LOC126776873 gene encoding vacuolar protein sorting-associated protein 26C isoform X2, protein MTASLTISLKKVNKIYHEGPINLINTSIELAAAGKMPIGVTEIPFEMPLVSRQSSMSLGLLETYHGVFVNVMYTLKCSMKRSFLNKPLNASCQFFVQYKHQERPPSKPVRCEVTPATLRAGGGAGSAARGAVPHFQLYAEIDTTVCALDRPITGKIRVDECSVPIKSIELQLVRVETCGSADGYSKDATEVQNIQVCEGDVQRARAVPLHMVLPRLFTCPTTTTPYFKIEFELNIAVIFEDDYLVTENFPILLLRSK, encoded by the exons ATGACAGCCAGTCTGACTATCAGCcttaaaaaagtaaacaaaatttatcatGAAGGT CCAATCAATCTAATAAACACATCAATAGAGTTAGCTGCAGCTGGGAAAATGCCTATAGGCGTTACTGAAATTCCTTTTGAAATGCCTCTTGTAAGTCGGCAAAGTTCAATGAGCCTTGGACTACTGGAGACTTATCATGGAGTGTTTGTAAATGTAATGTACACACTCAAGTGTAGTATGAAGCGGTCATTCCTTAATAAGCCATTGAATGCTAGCTGTCAATTTTTTGTGCAATACAAGCAT CAAGAGCGTCCACCAAGCAAACCAGTGCGCTGCGAGGTCACGCCCGCAACTCTGCGTGCGGGCGGTGGGGCGGGAAGCGCAGCTCGTGGAGCGGTGCCGCACTTCCAACTCTATGCAGAGATAGATACCACTGTATGTGCTCTGGATAGGCCCATCACTGGCAAG attcGTGTAGATGAGTGTTCGGTTCCCATAAAATCGATTGAACTACAGCTGGTCCGCGTCGAGACGTGTGGCAGCGCCGACGGATATTCGAAAGacg CCACGGAGGTGCAGAACATCCAGGTGTGCGAGGGCGACGTGCAGCGCGCGCGCGCCGTGCCGCTGCACATGGTGCTGCCGCGCCTGTTCACGTGCCCCACCACCACCACGCCCTACTTCAAGATCG AGTTTGAACTGAATATCGCAGTGATATTCGAGGACGACTATTTAGTGACAGAAAACTTTCCCATATTGTTGCTAAggagtaaataa